In Nissabacter sp. SGAir0207, the following proteins share a genomic window:
- the hutC gene encoding histidine utilization repressor yields the protein MTEQTAISQLAAAMGEQPAPIYVRVKQAIISQIKQGTWKPNQRIPSESELVANLGVSRMTINRALRELTKEGFLMRMQGVGTFVAESKGFTAMLEVHNIAEEIRARGHVHSSQIIRLEAVKADPEQAAVLGLTTGQQIFHSLIVHFENGLAVQLEDRLVNPQVAPDYLQQDYAQETPYTYLMNVAPLSAGEHVVEAVMPDAAQRTLLMMDEREPCLLIRRQTWSDTTVVTYARLLYPGTRYKLLGKFRGHG from the coding sequence ATGACTGAGCAGACTGCGATTTCCCAACTCGCCGCCGCCATGGGCGAGCAGCCTGCGCCGATCTACGTCCGCGTAAAGCAGGCCATTATCAGCCAGATTAAGCAGGGCACCTGGAAGCCCAACCAGCGCATCCCCTCCGAGAGCGAGCTGGTGGCCAACCTTGGCGTCAGCCGCATGACCATCAACCGCGCGCTGCGGGAGCTGACCAAAGAGGGCTTTTTGATGCGTATGCAGGGCGTCGGCACCTTTGTGGCAGAGAGCAAGGGGTTCACCGCCATGCTGGAAGTGCACAACATCGCGGAGGAGATCCGCGCGCGCGGCCATGTGCACAGCAGCCAGATTATCCGCCTGGAGGCGGTCAAGGCTGACCCGGAACAGGCCGCCGTGCTGGGGCTGACCACCGGCCAGCAGATTTTCCACTCCCTGATTGTGCATTTCGAGAATGGGCTGGCGGTGCAGCTTGAGGATCGGCTGGTCAATCCGCAGGTCGCGCCGGACTATCTCCAGCAGGACTATGCCCAGGAGACGCCCTACACCTACCTGATGAACGTCGCGCCGCTGTCGGCGGGCGAGCACGTGGTGGAGGCGGTGATGCCGGATGCGGCGCAACGCACGTTGCTGATGATGGATGAGCGCGAGCCGTGCCTCCTGATCCGCCGCCAGACCTGGAGCGACACCACCGTGGTGACCTACGCCCGCCTGCTCTACCCCGGCACCCGCTACAAATTACTGGGCAAGTTCCGCGGTCACGGCTGA